In Asanoa sp. WMMD1127, one genomic interval encodes:
- a CDS encoding ATP-binding protein encodes MMATVRLSFSPAPVHVRTARLVGVAVARRAGVAEELLDEVRLAIGEACTRAVALHRQYGLTDLVLVEMSDGGSYIVRVIDRAPIEAGLGIAALPPDELANESLTDEALTVGVGFALLAGFVEDLQVRPVDDGIGTEVRMVWPVGR; translated from the coding sequence GTGATGGCGACGGTTCGTCTCTCGTTCTCCCCGGCTCCGGTGCACGTCCGGACCGCCCGCCTGGTCGGCGTGGCGGTGGCCCGGCGCGCCGGTGTCGCCGAGGAACTGCTCGACGAGGTGCGGCTCGCGATCGGCGAGGCGTGCACGCGGGCGGTCGCGCTGCACCGGCAGTACGGGCTGACCGATCTCGTGCTGGTCGAGATGTCCGACGGCGGCAGCTACATCGTCCGGGTCATCGACCGCGCGCCGATCGAGGCTGGTCTCGGCATCGCCGCGTTGCCCCCGGACGAGCTCGCCAACGAGTCGCTGACCGACGAGGCGCTGACCGTCGGTGTCGGGTTCGCCCTGCTCGCGGGGTTCGTCGAAGATCTCCAGGTGCGTCCCGTCGACGACGGCATCGGCACCGAAGTACGCATGGTCTGGCCGGTCGGGCGCTAG
- a CDS encoding STAS domain-containing protein, with translation MELSLSTRTQGEHTVLEVGGEVDVYTAPRLRERLIELTDAGATQIVVDLGRVDFLDSTGLGVLVGALKRLRQAGGGLSLVCDKEPLLKIFRITALDQVFPLFATVEAATEAGPAA, from the coding sequence ATGGAGCTGTCGCTCTCGACCCGGACCCAGGGCGAGCACACCGTGCTGGAGGTCGGCGGCGAGGTCGACGTCTACACGGCACCCCGCCTGCGTGAGCGCCTGATCGAGCTGACCGACGCCGGGGCGACCCAGATCGTCGTCGACCTCGGCCGGGTCGACTTCCTCGACTCCACCGGGTTGGGGGTGCTCGTCGGCGCGCTCAAGCGGCTACGCCAGGCCGGCGGCGGCCTCAGCCTCGTGTGTGACAAGGAACCGCTGCTGAAGATCTTCCGGATCACCGCCCTCGACCAGGTCTTCCCCCTGTTCGCGACCGTCGAAGCGGCGACCGAGGCCGGTCCGGCCGCGTGA
- a CDS encoding DEAD/DEAH box helicase, giving the protein MTTAVGAPASVLAGLLTRPPVTHVEEVAARVGDTVPWPSWVPPSVISAYADRGVPSPWRHQAAAATLAFEGQHVVVATGTASGKSLAYQLPALSRLVLDPRATALYLAPTKALAADQLRSVAALDVEGVRPACYDGDTPRAEREWIRQHSRFVLTNPDMLHRSILPGHAAWGTFLRRLAFVVVDECHTYRGVFGSHVAHVLRRLRRAAARYGRSPVFVLASATAGDPETAAARLTGLRVEAVTEDASPRGGVTFALWEPPLESASSSATVRRSAVRETASLLTDTVAAGVRTVAFVRSRRGAETVATVARRSLEEISPSLASRVAAYRAGYLREERRALEEGLLSGSLLGLASTNALELGVDLVGLDAVLICGYPGTRASLWQQAGRAGRAGGDALAVLVARDDPLDTYLVHHPEALFGHPVEATVLDPSNPYVLGPQLCCAAAEGPLTQADLSLFGPAAAPVLEELVAAGLLRRRPSGWYWRPYKRPEVDLRGSGGQPICIVESATGRLLGMTDAGSSHFMLHEGAVYLHQGASFVVDSLDFDDGCALVHADEPDYTTHARDVTTLSVAGVGSSVQAGPVEMHLGEVDVTSQVVSYQRRRLGSGEVIDTRPLDLPPRELRTVAVWFTVSPTALAACGVAEADIPGALHAAEHAAIGLLPLVATCDRWDIGGISTAAHPDTGLPTVFVYDGHPGGAGFAERAYAAASSWLQATRDVIAECACEVGCPSCVQSPKCGNGNNPLAKAEAVKLLDVVLTNLAAEHPPVAEDPGVASAVDGALVAPPTTDRHPDAAAVAANAAKDAGAEPAAVSPAGNAGSKPAVAAGGPAGNAGSGPTVAAGGLGRVSRIMAGSRAGFRPR; this is encoded by the coding sequence ATGACCACCGCGGTTGGGGCGCCGGCATCCGTGCTCGCCGGCCTGCTGACCCGGCCGCCGGTCACGCATGTCGAAGAGGTGGCGGCCCGGGTCGGCGACACCGTGCCATGGCCGTCGTGGGTGCCACCCTCCGTGATCTCCGCGTACGCGGACCGGGGCGTTCCTTCGCCGTGGCGGCATCAGGCGGCGGCGGCGACGCTGGCGTTCGAGGGTCAGCACGTGGTGGTCGCGACGGGCACCGCTTCCGGGAAGTCGCTCGCCTATCAGCTGCCGGCGTTGTCCCGCCTGGTGCTCGATCCGCGGGCCACGGCGCTTTATCTCGCGCCGACCAAGGCGTTGGCCGCGGACCAGTTACGGTCCGTGGCCGCTTTGGACGTGGAGGGCGTACGCCCGGCGTGTTATGACGGCGACACGCCGCGAGCGGAACGGGAGTGGATCCGCCAGCACTCGCGTTTCGTCCTGACAAATCCCGACATGTTGCACCGCAGCATCCTGCCGGGGCATGCCGCCTGGGGCACCTTCCTGCGGCGGCTCGCGTTCGTGGTGGTCGACGAGTGCCACACCTACCGGGGTGTGTTCGGCTCGCACGTCGCCCACGTGTTGCGGCGGCTGCGGCGGGCGGCGGCGCGCTACGGACGCAGCCCGGTGTTCGTGCTGGCGTCCGCGACGGCCGGTGACCCCGAGACGGCCGCGGCCCGGCTGACCGGGCTGCGGGTCGAGGCGGTGACCGAGGACGCGTCGCCGCGGGGTGGCGTGACGTTCGCGTTGTGGGAGCCGCCGCTGGAGTCGGCGTCCTCGTCGGCCACGGTGCGGCGGTCCGCTGTGCGGGAGACGGCGTCGTTGCTGACCGACACGGTCGCCGCCGGGGTGCGGACCGTCGCGTTCGTCCGGTCGCGGCGCGGCGCGGAGACGGTGGCGACGGTGGCCCGGCGCTCGTTGGAGGAGATCTCACCGTCGCTGGCCTCGCGGGTGGCGGCCTATCGGGCCGGCTACCTGCGCGAGGAGCGGCGGGCGCTGGAAGAGGGCTTGCTGTCCGGCTCGCTGCTCGGTCTGGCGTCGACCAACGCGCTGGAGTTGGGCGTCGACCTGGTCGGCCTCGACGCGGTGCTGATCTGCGGCTACCCCGGCACGCGGGCGTCGCTGTGGCAGCAGGCGGGCCGAGCGGGCCGCGCCGGCGGCGACGCGCTGGCCGTGCTGGTGGCCCGCGACGACCCGCTGGACACCTATCTCGTGCACCACCCGGAGGCGCTGTTCGGCCACCCGGTCGAGGCCACGGTCCTCGACCCGTCCAACCCCTATGTGCTGGGCCCCCAACTGTGCTGCGCGGCGGCCGAGGGCCCGCTGACCCAGGCTGATCTCTCGCTGTTCGGCCCGGCCGCGGCGCCGGTGCTGGAGGAGCTCGTGGCCGCCGGCCTGCTGCGCCGCCGCCCGTCGGGCTGGTATTGGCGTCCCTACAAGCGCCCCGAGGTCGACCTGCGCGGCAGCGGCGGCCAACCGATCTGCATCGTCGAGTCGGCCACCGGCCGGCTGTTGGGAATGACCGACGCGGGCTCGTCCCACTTCATGCTCCACGAGGGCGCGGTCTATCTGCACCAGGGCGCGTCTTTCGTCGTGGACTCCCTGGACTTCGACGACGGCTGCGCGCTGGTGCACGCGGACGAGCCGGACTACACGACCCACGCCCGCGACGTGACGACGCTGTCGGTGGCCGGGGTCGGTTCGTCGGTGCAGGCGGGCCCGGTCGAGATGCACCTGGGCGAGGTCGACGTGACGAGCCAGGTGGTCTCCTACCAACGGCGCCGACTCGGCTCGGGCGAGGTGATCGACACTCGACCGCTGGACCTGCCGCCGCGCGAGCTGCGTACGGTCGCGGTCTGGTTCACGGTCTCCCCGACCGCCCTCGCCGCCTGCGGAGTGGCCGAAGCGGACATCCCGGGCGCCCTGCACGCAGCCGAACACGCGGCGATCGGCTTGCTGCCGCTGGTCGCGACCTGCGACCGCTGGGACATCGGCGGCATCTCGACGGCCGCACACCCGGACACCGGCCTACCGACGGTCTTCGTCTACGACGGCCACCCGGGCGGCGCCGGCTTCGCGGAACGCGCCTACGCCGCCGCGTCGTCCTGGCTGCAGGCGACCCGCGACGTGATCGCCGAATGCGCGTGCGAGGTCGGATGTCCGTCGTGCGTCCAGTCACCGAAGTGCGGCAACGGCAACAACCCACTGGCCAAGGCGGAAGCGGTCAAGCTCCTGGACGTGGTCCTGACCAACCTCGCAGCCGAGCACCCGCCGGTCGCGGAGGATCCTGGGGTGGCCTCCGCCGTCGATGGCGCGCTTGTAGCTCCGCCGACGACCGACCGGCACCCGGATGCGGCTGCCGTTGCAGCGAACGCGGCGAAGGACGCGGGCGCTGAGCCGGCCGCGGTGAGCCC